In one Kitasatospora cineracea genomic region, the following are encoded:
- a CDS encoding CHAD domain-containing protein, with protein sequence MTDAPTTAPVARAATAGEVLAGYLTVQAGAFLRALPQVVGEAGSRPGALPASAQAADDLLRAVRRIGGALHTFAAAFEAEWAQESRTELRWLLNLLAQEPGYQRRAVRLLGALDSLADTSPDGAGMLAGHAGAPKARALLERQLTLARTRAHTALLQELRSARLHALADRMTLLAGDVPLVAPVAAEPVAALLPQTGAALAALLGAGERLPWQRAAQAYGGAGLHRLGPPAGEAEPGGVPAARTPADADAALAADDEPWLRARILVKRARYALEVCGAPGDGLAELDGVLARHQEASDAAATVATAARTPRITPATAYVLGVVHADQRLEVESARYAFGRQWPGVAPGLVGPVAALSD encoded by the coding sequence ATGACCGATGCGCCGACGACGGCCCCGGTGGCGCGCGCCGCGACCGCCGGGGAGGTCCTTGCCGGCTACCTGACCGTCCAGGCGGGCGCGTTCCTGCGCGCCCTGCCGCAGGTGGTCGGCGAGGCGGGGTCGAGACCGGGGGCGCTCCCGGCGTCGGCGCAGGCGGCGGACGACCTGCTGCGCGCGGTGCGCCGGATCGGCGGGGCGCTGCACACCTTCGCGGCGGCGTTCGAGGCCGAGTGGGCGCAGGAGTCGCGCACCGAGCTGCGCTGGCTGCTCAACCTGCTCGCCCAGGAGCCGGGCTACCAGCGGCGGGCGGTGCGGCTGCTGGGCGCGCTGGACTCGCTGGCCGACACCTCCCCGGACGGGGCGGGCATGCTGGCCGGGCACGCGGGCGCGCCGAAGGCCCGGGCGCTGCTGGAACGGCAGTTGACGCTGGCCCGGACCCGGGCGCACACGGCGCTGCTGCAGGAACTGCGCTCGGCCCGGCTGCACGCGCTGGCCGACCGGATGACGCTGCTGGCCGGGGACGTGCCGCTGGTGGCGCCGGTGGCCGCGGAGCCGGTGGCGGCGCTGCTGCCGCAGACCGGGGCGGCGCTGGCGGCGCTGCTGGGCGCGGGCGAGCGGCTGCCGTGGCAGCGGGCGGCGCAGGCGTACGGCGGGGCGGGGCTGCACCGGCTGGGCCCCCCGGCCGGGGAGGCGGAGCCGGGCGGGGTGCCGGCGGCGCGCACCCCGGCGGACGCGGACGCGGCGCTGGCGGCGGACGACGAGCCGTGGCTGCGGGCCCGGATCCTGGTGAAGCGGGCCCGGTACGCGCTGGAGGTGTGCGGGGCGCCGGGCGACGGGCTGGCCGAGCTGGACGGGGTGCTGGCGCGCCACCAGGAGGCGTCGGACGCGGCGGCGACGGTGGCGACGGCGGCGCGCACGCCGCGGATCACCCCGGCGACGGCGTACGTGCTGGGCGTGGTGCACGCCGATCAGCGGCTGGAGGTGGAGTCGGCCCGGTACGCTTTCGGGCGCCAGTGGCCGGGGGTGGCGCCCGGGCTGGTCGGTCCGGTGGCGGCGCTGTCGGACTGA
- a CDS encoding NUDIX hydrolase, producing the protein MPDRSSAPDRAPARSGGSRTDRRPAAGPRSTVLAAGAVLWVPGPPKKGGKGRKKPRIALVHRPKYDDWSLPKGKLDPGEGWRAAALREVREETGMRCVLGPELPVQHYLAHGRPKEVRYWSAVPTGGAFRPNREVDRLEWLPPKRAKERLTHPRDRVLVDALLELLLG; encoded by the coding sequence ATGCCCGATCGCTCCTCGGCGCCCGACCGTGCCCCGGCGCGGTCGGGCGGTTCCCGCACCGACCGCCGGCCGGCGGCGGGCCCCCGTTCGACGGTGCTGGCGGCGGGGGCGGTGCTCTGGGTGCCGGGGCCGCCGAAGAAGGGCGGCAAGGGGCGGAAGAAGCCGCGGATCGCGCTGGTGCACCGGCCCAAGTACGACGACTGGAGCCTGCCGAAGGGGAAGCTGGACCCGGGGGAGGGCTGGCGGGCGGCGGCGCTGCGCGAGGTGCGGGAGGAGACCGGGATGCGCTGCGTGCTGGGCCCGGAGCTGCCGGTGCAGCACTACCTGGCGCACGGCCGGCCGAAGGAGGTCCGGTACTGGTCGGCGGTGCCGACGGGTGGCGCGTTCCGGCCCAACCGGGAGGTGGACCGGCTGGAGTGGCTGCCGCCGAAGCGGGCCAAGGAGCGGCTGACGCACCCGCGCGACCGGGTGCTGGTGGACGCGCTGCTGGAGCTGCTGCTCGGCTGA
- a CDS encoding sigma-70 family RNA polymerase sigma factor translates to MNPDEQGDAGELGSGLEAPGQVPDQGGSPVHESLTGRVPGQAPAGQGGVAPEAFIGEEFPARAVVPAPADPVDGERPPSDAELTARVRAGDDAAYEEIYRRHADAVRRYARTCCRDSFTAEDLAGEVFARTLQALKAGKGPEFAVRAYLLTAVRNVAAAWARSDRREQLVDDFTGFAETSAATVEFDLADPGADAWALALADQRMVMRAYAELPEDDRVVLWHTEVERESPKTVAVMLGKTANATAVQAHRARDRLAAAFLQAHVSGSQESGCAGYANRLGAYARGSLRKRASAEVGRHVQDCTRCTAAYLELADINHGLRAVLPGGALLWVGSGWFAVAAAAVGGAAVTGAAVTGAAVGGTAATAGATAGATGGAGSSGGGGAAAAGEGLGTAAKAGIAAGIAVVAAAVAAFALTGSPEPAPPVAAPPVTAAPETPPPAPRPTPSPTPTPTPTPTPTPTPSPKPTPTPTPTPRPAPTPTPTPRQVPPPSPTPTPTPTPTPTPTPTPTPPAARQFWLDEVPLNRGHRDARSTPTIRGGGQVLQRSSAWLHGTRYQHVLAARVPSRVTVDLNRPCRSFDAVAGLDDFGVTYGEVVFSVQGADGEVLWSSPELSAGDRPVPVHVPLDGQSSIRLVVTPVRGSVPVIDLADWAQARITC, encoded by the coding sequence GTGAACCCAGACGAGCAGGGTGACGCAGGCGAGTTGGGCTCCGGCCTGGAGGCCCCCGGCCAGGTCCCGGACCAGGGCGGCAGCCCGGTCCACGAGTCGCTGACCGGCCGGGTGCCGGGCCAGGCGCCGGCCGGGCAGGGCGGGGTCGCACCCGAGGCGTTCATCGGCGAGGAGTTCCCGGCGCGCGCCGTCGTGCCCGCCCCCGCCGACCCGGTGGACGGTGAACGCCCGCCCTCCGACGCCGAGTTGACCGCCCGGGTGCGGGCCGGGGACGACGCCGCGTACGAGGAGATCTACCGCCGGCACGCGGACGCCGTCCGCCGCTACGCCCGGACCTGCTGCCGGGACAGCTTCACCGCGGAGGACCTGGCGGGCGAGGTGTTCGCCCGCACCCTGCAGGCGCTCAAGGCCGGCAAGGGCCCCGAGTTCGCGGTCCGGGCCTACCTGCTGACCGCAGTGCGCAACGTGGCCGCCGCCTGGGCCCGCTCCGACCGGCGCGAACAACTGGTCGACGACTTCACCGGGTTCGCCGAGACCTCCGCCGCCACCGTCGAGTTCGACCTCGCCGACCCGGGCGCGGACGCCTGGGCGCTGGCGCTGGCCGACCAGCGCATGGTGATGCGCGCGTACGCCGAACTGCCCGAGGACGACCGGGTGGTGCTCTGGCACACCGAGGTCGAGCGGGAGTCCCCCAAGACCGTCGCGGTGATGCTCGGCAAGACCGCCAACGCCACTGCCGTCCAGGCCCACCGGGCCCGCGACCGGCTGGCCGCCGCGTTCCTCCAGGCGCACGTGTCCGGCAGCCAGGAGTCGGGCTGCGCCGGGTACGCCAACCGGCTCGGTGCGTACGCCCGCGGCTCGCTGCGCAAGCGCGCCTCGGCGGAGGTCGGCCGGCACGTCCAGGACTGCACCCGCTGCACCGCCGCGTACCTGGAGCTGGCCGACATCAACCACGGGCTGCGGGCCGTGCTGCCCGGCGGTGCGCTGCTCTGGGTCGGCAGCGGCTGGTTCGCGGTGGCGGCCGCCGCGGTCGGCGGTGCCGCCGTCACCGGCGCGGCTGTCACCGGCGCGGCCGTGGGCGGAACGGCGGCCACTGCGGGGGCGACCGCGGGGGCGACCGGGGGTGCCGGTTCGTCCGGCGGTGGCGGGGCGGCGGCGGCCGGGGAGGGCCTCGGCACCGCCGCGAAGGCCGGTATCGCGGCCGGCATCGCCGTCGTCGCGGCGGCGGTCGCCGCGTTCGCGCTGACCGGTTCGCCGGAGCCCGCGCCGCCGGTGGCCGCGCCGCCGGTCACCGCCGCCCCGGAGACTCCGCCGCCGGCCCCGCGCCCGACGCCGTCCCCGACTCCCACTCCCACTCCCACGCCGACGCCCACCCCGACCCCGTCCCCCAAGCCGACGCCCACGCCCACCCCCACGCCCAGGCCGGCGCCGACTCCCACGCCGACCCCGCGCCAGGTGCCGCCGCCGTCCCCGACGCCCACCCCCACTCCCACTCCCACGCCGACGCCCACCCCGACCCCCACGCCGCCGGCGGCCCGCCAGTTCTGGCTGGACGAGGTGCCGCTCAACCGGGGCCACCGGGACGCCCGGTCGACGCCGACCATCCGCGGCGGCGGCCAGGTGCTGCAGCGGTCCTCGGCCTGGCTGCACGGCACCCGCTACCAGCACGTGCTGGCGGCCCGGGTGCCGTCCCGGGTGACCGTCGACCTGAACCGGCCCTGCCGGTCCTTCGACGCGGTCGCGGGGCTGGACGACTTCGGCGTCACGTACGGCGAGGTGGTCTTCTCGGTGCAGGGCGCCGACGGGGAGGTGCTGTGGAGCTCCCCCGAGCTGTCCGCGGGCGACCGCCCGGTGCCCGTGCACGTCCCGCTCGACGGTCAGTCGTCGATCCGGCTGGTGGTCACTCCGGTCCGCGGCTCGGTCCCGGTGATCGACCTGGCGGACTGGGCGCAGGCCCGGATCACCTGCTGA
- the mshD gene encoding mycothiol synthase — MRTSENTSGAGRIERVEVLTEERAGAVRELLAAAARADGREAVSEAGRLRIRPDSPREGVRHLVQSVDGAVVGYAQLEGERPGTVELTVAPAERGRGLGGELVDAVLAEGAGGLDFWAHGGLPAARHLAEAHGAVLVRELRQMRRTAAAPDAVPLPAGVELRTFEPGRDEAAWLALNALAFAHHPEQGSWTEQDLAERIAEPWFDPKGFFLAERDGRLVGFHWTKTQPDGLGEVYVVGVDPAEQGNGLGRALTAVGLRHLLLDRGLSTVMLYVDADNAAAVRVYERLGFTVHEVDLMYRWEPSGAR, encoded by the coding sequence ATGCGGACTTCTGAGAACACGTCAGGCGCGGGTCGGATCGAGCGGGTCGAGGTGCTGACGGAGGAGCGGGCCGGGGCGGTGCGGGAGCTGCTGGCGGCGGCGGCCCGGGCGGACGGGCGGGAGGCGGTGTCGGAGGCCGGGCGGTTGCGGATCCGGCCGGACAGTCCGCGCGAGGGCGTGCGGCACCTGGTGCAGTCGGTGGACGGTGCGGTGGTCGGTTACGCGCAGTTGGAGGGCGAGCGGCCGGGGACGGTGGAGCTGACGGTGGCTCCGGCCGAGCGCGGCCGGGGCCTGGGCGGTGAGCTGGTGGACGCGGTGCTGGCCGAGGGCGCGGGCGGGCTGGACTTCTGGGCGCACGGCGGCCTCCCGGCGGCCCGGCACCTGGCGGAGGCGCACGGCGCGGTGCTGGTGCGCGAGCTGCGGCAGATGCGGCGTACCGCGGCGGCTCCGGACGCGGTGCCGCTGCCGGCGGGCGTGGAGTTGCGGACGTTCGAGCCGGGCCGGGACGAGGCGGCCTGGCTGGCGTTGAACGCGCTGGCCTTCGCCCACCACCCGGAGCAGGGCTCGTGGACGGAGCAGGACCTGGCGGAGCGGATCGCCGAGCCGTGGTTCGACCCGAAGGGCTTCTTCCTGGCGGAGCGGGACGGCCGGCTGGTGGGCTTCCACTGGACCAAGACCCAGCCGGACGGGCTGGGCGAGGTGTACGTGGTGGGGGTGGATCCGGCGGAGCAGGGTAATGGCCTGGGGAGGGCGTTGACGGCGGTGGGTCTGCGGCACCTGCTGCTGGATCGCGGCCTGTCGACGGTGATGCTGTACGTGGACGCGGACAACGCGGCCGCCGTCCGGGTGTACGAGCGACTCGGGTTCACCGTCCACGAGGTGGACCTGATGTACCGGTGGGAGCCGTCCGGGGCCCGCTGA
- a CDS encoding NAD(P)/FAD-dependent oxidoreductase, translating into MRVLIIGGGCAGLSSALRLQQLLRDRLKDGRIELTIVEPQPYLTFQPLLAEVAAGTIDPRHVVVPLRTALPGCRVLTARVTRIDHATRTAWVDAAPRGELRLPTEVPYDVLVMAPGSVSRTAPVPGLAEHGMGFATVGEAVALRNHVLEQLDLASSTRDPELRHAALTFVFVGAGYAGVGALAELEDMARTATRGYHNIDADDLRWVLVEAKDRILGEETPELAVHTLAELRERNIDVRLSTTLESATDQLMLLSDGSRFAARTLVWTAGIRPAPVLSLTDLPLDATGRITCLPTLRIATPDGLPLPDAWAAGDCAAVPDHTGEPCAPNAQHALAQAKLLAENLAAELDGRPLATYRSDHPACSTSLGLHRAVAHTRRGTRLTGRRAWWLHRARQLRRLPTRERRIRVLMDWLFGGLFQREVVALGTIEHPRAEFESGFTTGPGT; encoded by the coding sequence ATTCGAGTCCTGATCATCGGCGGCGGCTGCGCCGGACTGAGCTCCGCGCTGCGCCTCCAGCAGCTGCTGCGCGACCGGCTGAAGGACGGTCGGATCGAGCTGACGATCGTCGAACCGCAGCCCTACCTGACGTTCCAGCCGCTGCTGGCCGAGGTCGCCGCCGGCACCATCGACCCGCGCCACGTGGTGGTCCCGCTGCGCACCGCGCTCCCCGGCTGCCGGGTGCTGACGGCCCGCGTCACCAGGATCGACCACGCGACCCGCACCGCCTGGGTGGACGCCGCCCCGCGCGGCGAACTCCGACTGCCCACCGAAGTCCCGTACGACGTCCTGGTGATGGCCCCCGGCTCGGTCTCCCGCACCGCCCCCGTCCCCGGCCTCGCCGAGCACGGCATGGGCTTCGCCACCGTCGGCGAGGCGGTGGCCCTGCGCAACCACGTGCTGGAGCAGCTCGACCTGGCCTCCTCCACCCGCGACCCCGAACTGCGCCACGCCGCACTGACGTTCGTCTTCGTCGGCGCCGGCTACGCGGGCGTCGGCGCGCTCGCCGAGCTGGAGGACATGGCCCGCACCGCCACCAGGGGCTACCACAACATCGACGCCGACGACCTGCGCTGGGTCCTGGTCGAGGCCAAGGACCGCATCCTCGGCGAGGAGACCCCCGAACTCGCCGTCCACACCCTCGCCGAACTGCGCGAACGCAACATCGACGTCCGGCTCTCCACCACCCTGGAATCCGCCACCGACCAGCTCATGCTGCTCTCCGACGGCAGCCGCTTCGCCGCCCGCACCCTGGTCTGGACGGCCGGCATCCGCCCCGCCCCGGTGCTCTCCCTCACCGACCTCCCGCTCGACGCCACCGGCCGGATCACCTGCCTGCCCACCCTGCGGATCGCCACCCCCGACGGCCTCCCGCTGCCCGACGCCTGGGCCGCCGGCGACTGCGCCGCCGTCCCCGACCACACCGGCGAACCGTGCGCCCCCAACGCCCAACACGCCCTCGCCCAGGCCAAGTTGCTCGCCGAGAACCTGGCCGCCGAACTGGACGGCCGCCCGCTCGCCACCTACCGCTCCGACCACCCCGCCTGCTCCACCTCGCTCGGCCTGCACCGCGCCGTCGCCCACACCCGCCGCGGCACCCGGCTCACCGGCCGCCGCGCCTGGTGGCTGCACCGGGCCCGCCAGCTGCGCCGCCTGCCGACCCGGGAGCGCCGGATCCGGGTGCTGATGGACTGGCTGTTCGGTGGTCTCTTCCAGCGCGAGGTGGTCGCCCTGGGCACCATCGAGCACCCCCGGGCCGAGTTCGAGTCCGGTTTCACCACCGGCCCCGGCACCTGA
- a CDS encoding RNA degradosome polyphosphate kinase: MSIPRPVSDSADPAERSSEQKPAARSGVRSRSAASGKDAAGTAAKDAKPRAVSARAKARSADAKAASDAEPGAAPGTEARAEQKTGQKTEQKAGQQADAKAEPVRAATALPAAVSAAFPAGAAGSPDGRGAEEAELPQGRFLDRERSWLAFNERVLELAEDPNIPLLERAKFLAIFASNLDEFFMVRVAGLKRRIATGVAQRSASGLQPREVLDLIWRRSRELMARHAATFQQEVLPDLAAEGIELVRWPDLAETEQARLHTLFRQQIFPVLTPLAVDPAHPFPYISGLSLNLAVVVRNPVSGHKHFARVKVPQSLSRFLEASPQRYVPLEDVMGAHLEELFPGMEVLAHHAFRVTRNEDLEVEEDDTENILKALEKELMRRRFGPPVRLEVEESIDPYILDLLVRELNITEAEVFPLPGPLDLTGLFGIADLDRPELRYPKFVAGTARGLTDVESATLPDIFGAMRERDVLLHHPYDSFSTSVQAFLEQAAADPHVLAIKQTLYRTSGDSPIVDALIDAAESGKQVLVLVEIKARFDEQANIKWARKLEESGCHVVYGLVGLKTHCKLSLVVRQEGDTLRRYSHVGTGNYHPKTARLYEDLGLLTADPQVGADLSDLFNRLSGYSRRESYRRLLTAPRGLRDGLVARINGEIAHHRAGRPAFVKVKVNSIVDEVVIDALYRASQAGVPVDVWVRGICAIRPGVPGLSENVRVRSILGRFLEHSRVFVFGNGGDPEVWIGSADMMHRNLDRRIEALVRVTDPAHRAELNGLLDLGVSDETDSWHLGADGTWTRHAQDAEGRPLRHVQDLLIDSRRRNRGSAAAR, translated from the coding sequence ATGAGCATCCCCCGCCCCGTCTCCGACTCGGCCGATCCGGCCGAGCGCAGCAGTGAGCAGAAGCCGGCCGCGCGGTCGGGTGTGAGGTCCAGGTCCGCGGCTTCCGGCAAGGACGCCGCCGGCACGGCGGCCAAGGACGCCAAGCCGCGTGCGGTGTCGGCGCGCGCCAAGGCCCGGTCCGCCGACGCCAAGGCGGCGTCCGACGCGGAGCCCGGGGCGGCGCCCGGGACCGAGGCCCGGGCGGAGCAGAAAACCGGGCAGAAAACCGAGCAGAAGGCCGGGCAGCAGGCGGACGCCAAGGCCGAGCCGGTGCGGGCGGCGACGGCGTTGCCCGCCGCGGTGTCGGCGGCCTTCCCGGCGGGTGCCGCGGGTTCGCCCGACGGGCGGGGCGCGGAGGAGGCGGAGTTGCCGCAGGGCCGGTTCCTGGACCGCGAGCGCAGCTGGCTGGCGTTCAACGAGCGGGTGCTGGAGCTCGCGGAGGACCCGAACATCCCGTTGCTGGAGCGGGCCAAGTTCCTGGCGATCTTCGCGTCCAACCTGGACGAGTTCTTCATGGTGCGGGTGGCCGGCCTGAAGCGCCGGATCGCCACCGGGGTGGCGCAGCGCTCGGCGTCCGGTCTGCAGCCGCGCGAGGTGCTGGACCTGATCTGGCGGCGTTCGCGCGAGTTGATGGCGCGTCACGCGGCGACCTTCCAGCAGGAGGTGCTGCCGGACCTGGCGGCCGAGGGCATCGAGCTGGTGCGCTGGCCGGACCTGGCGGAGACCGAGCAGGCCCGGCTGCACACGCTGTTCCGGCAGCAGATCTTCCCGGTGCTGACGCCGCTGGCGGTCGACCCGGCGCACCCGTTCCCGTACATATCGGGACTGTCGCTGAACCTGGCGGTGGTGGTGCGCAACCCGGTGTCGGGGCACAAGCACTTCGCCCGGGTGAAGGTCCCGCAGTCGCTGTCGAGGTTCCTGGAGGCGTCGCCGCAGCGGTACGTGCCGCTGGAGGATGTGATGGGGGCGCACCTGGAGGAGCTGTTCCCGGGGATGGAGGTGCTCGCCCACCACGCGTTCCGGGTCACCCGCAACGAGGACCTGGAGGTGGAGGAGGACGACACCGAGAACATCCTGAAGGCGCTGGAGAAGGAGCTGATGCGGCGCCGGTTCGGCCCGCCGGTGCGGCTGGAGGTCGAGGAGTCGATCGACCCGTACATCCTGGACCTGCTGGTGCGGGAGCTGAACATCACCGAGGCGGAGGTCTTCCCGCTGCCCGGGCCGCTGGACCTGACCGGGCTGTTCGGGATCGCCGACCTGGACCGGCCGGAGCTGCGGTACCCGAAGTTCGTGGCGGGCACGGCGCGCGGGCTGACCGACGTGGAGTCGGCGACGCTGCCGGACATCTTCGGGGCGATGCGCGAGCGGGACGTGCTGCTGCACCACCCGTACGACTCGTTCTCCACCTCGGTGCAGGCGTTCCTGGAGCAGGCCGCCGCGGACCCGCACGTGCTGGCGATCAAGCAGACGCTGTACCGGACCTCCGGCGACTCGCCGATCGTGGACGCGCTGATCGACGCGGCGGAGTCCGGCAAGCAGGTGCTGGTGCTGGTGGAGATCAAGGCCCGGTTCGACGAGCAGGCGAACATCAAGTGGGCCCGGAAGCTGGAGGAGTCCGGCTGCCACGTGGTGTACGGCCTGGTCGGGCTGAAGACGCACTGCAAGCTGTCGCTGGTGGTCCGGCAGGAGGGCGACACGCTGCGCCGGTACTCGCACGTCGGCACGGGCAACTACCACCCGAAGACGGCCCGGCTGTACGAGGACCTGGGCCTGCTGACGGCCGACCCGCAGGTCGGCGCGGACCTGAGCGACCTGTTCAACCGGCTGTCGGGGTACTCGCGGCGCGAGTCCTACCGGCGGCTGCTGACCGCGCCGCGCGGGCTGCGGGACGGGCTGGTGGCGCGGATCAACGGGGAGATCGCGCACCACCGGGCCGGGCGGCCGGCCTTCGTCAAGGTCAAGGTCAACTCGATCGTCGACGAGGTGGTGATCGACGCGCTGTACCGGGCCTCGCAGGCCGGGGTGCCGGTGGACGTGTGGGTGCGCGGCATCTGCGCGATCCGGCCGGGCGTGCCGGGGCTGAGCGAGAACGTCCGGGTGCGGTCGATACTGGGGCGCTTCCTGGAGCACTCGCGGGTGTTCGTGTTCGGCAACGGCGGCGACCCGGAGGTGTGGATCGGCAGCGCCGACATGATGCACCGCAACCTGGACCGCCGGATCGAGGCGCTGGTGCGGGTCACCGACCCGGCGCACCGGGCCGAGCTGAACGGGCTGCTGGACCTGGGCGTCTCGGACGAGACCGACTCCTGGCACCTGGGCGCCGACGGCACCTGGACCAGGCACGCCCAGGACGCCGAGGGCCGGCCGCTGCGCCACGTCCAGGACCTGCTGATCGACTCGCGCCGCCGCAACCGCGGCTCCGCCGCCGCGCGCTGA
- the pstS gene encoding phosphate ABC transporter substrate-binding protein PstS, with the protein MNLRNGRSKALAIGAVALVSTLSLSACGTDDNTGKSSSGASASGGATTAKIACADKGGQLLGAGSTAQSPAIDVWKAAYSAACSSATLTYSGGGSGAGVTQFNQGKIAFAGSDSALKPAEVDASKAVCTGGQAIDLPMVAGLVSIVFNVDGVDKLVVDGPTLAKIFDSQITKWNDPAITALNPGVTLPDAPIQAIHRSEDSGTTANLTGYLAKAGGGNWKYPAAKAWAGQGGQSANGSAGVAALVKQTKNSISYVELSYAQTNKLNSAAINTGASKPVEATAANAAATLASAKVVGTGADLALDIDYATKAEGNYPITLVTYEIVCDKGNKADSLPVLKSFLNYIVSDAGQQAIGAVGYVPLPAELATKVKTQIDALA; encoded by the coding sequence GTGAACCTGCGGAACGGCCGCTCCAAGGCCCTCGCCATCGGTGCCGTCGCGCTCGTCTCCACGCTGTCGCTCTCGGCTTGCGGCACGGACGACAACACCGGCAAGTCCTCCTCGGGCGCCTCGGCCTCGGGCGGAGCGACCACCGCCAAGATCGCGTGCGCCGACAAGGGCGGCCAGCTGCTGGGCGCGGGCTCGACCGCGCAGTCTCCGGCCATCGACGTCTGGAAGGCCGCCTACAGCGCCGCCTGCTCCAGCGCGACCCTGACCTACTCCGGTGGCGGTTCCGGCGCCGGTGTCACCCAGTTCAACCAGGGCAAGATCGCCTTCGCGGGTTCCGACTCCGCCTTGAAGCCCGCCGAGGTCGACGCCTCCAAGGCGGTCTGCACCGGCGGCCAGGCCATCGACCTCCCGATGGTGGCCGGCCTGGTCTCGATCGTCTTCAACGTCGACGGCGTCGACAAGCTCGTCGTGGACGGCCCGACCCTGGCGAAGATCTTCGACTCGCAGATCACCAAGTGGAACGACCCGGCGATCACCGCGCTGAACCCGGGCGTGACCCTGCCGGACGCCCCGATCCAGGCGATCCACCGCTCGGAGGACTCCGGCACCACCGCCAACCTGACCGGCTACCTGGCCAAGGCCGGCGGCGGCAACTGGAAGTACCCGGCCGCCAAGGCGTGGGCGGGCCAGGGCGGCCAGTCCGCGAACGGCTCCGCCGGTGTCGCGGCCCTGGTCAAGCAGACCAAGAACTCGATCTCCTACGTCGAGCTCTCCTACGCCCAGACCAACAAGCTGAACAGCGCCGCGATCAACACCGGCGCCTCCAAGCCGGTCGAGGCCACCGCCGCCAACGCCGCCGCCACCCTGGCCTCCGCCAAGGTCGTCGGCACCGGTGCCGACCTGGCGCTGGACATCGACTACGCGACCAAGGCCGAGGGCAACTACCCGATCACCCTGGTCACCTACGAGATCGTCTGCGACAAGGGCAACAAGGCCGACAGCCTGCCGGTCCTGAAGTCCTTCCTGAACTACATCGTCAGCGACGCCGGCCAGCAGGCCATCGGCGCCGTCGGCTACGTGCCGCTGCCGGCCGAGCTCGCCACCAAGGTCAAGACCCAGATCGACGCCCTGGCCTGA
- a CDS encoding TetR/AcrR family transcriptional regulator, with product MSEQDQVAGRVPVASFGRATVDVVPEQRGPGEREQYAFPSGERPNEAGRGAGSRLRVDARRNLESVLRAAREVFGELGYGAPMEEVARRAGVGVGTVYRRFPSKEVLVQRIAAEEVSWLTAQARESLYGGLTGPWDALAGFLQRAVASGAGRLLPPEAFRYAEEIGRVPEQRGTELRAFGGSPVAEGEQGADPRLLLQLLAALVARAGAAGELRPGVTVADVVLVLTAAVPVHASAAVPVREGESEGGAGHRLLQILLQGLRAA from the coding sequence ATGTCTGAGCAGGATCAGGTGGCGGGGCGGGTGCCGGTGGCGTCGTTCGGGCGGGCCACGGTGGACGTGGTGCCGGAGCAGCGCGGGCCCGGTGAGCGGGAGCAGTACGCCTTCCCCTCCGGTGAGCGCCCGAACGAGGCCGGGCGCGGGGCGGGCTCGCGGTTGCGGGTGGACGCCCGGCGGAACCTGGAGAGCGTGCTGCGGGCCGCCCGCGAGGTGTTCGGCGAGCTCGGGTACGGGGCGCCGATGGAGGAGGTCGCCCGGCGGGCCGGGGTCGGCGTGGGCACCGTGTACCGGCGCTTCCCGAGCAAGGAGGTGCTGGTCCAGCGGATCGCCGCCGAGGAGGTGTCCTGGCTGACCGCGCAGGCCCGGGAGTCGCTGTACGGCGGGCTGACCGGTCCGTGGGACGCGCTGGCGGGCTTCCTGCAGCGGGCGGTGGCCTCGGGTGCGGGGCGGCTGCTGCCGCCGGAGGCGTTCCGGTACGCCGAGGAGATCGGCCGGGTGCCCGAGCAGCGCGGCACCGAGCTGCGGGCGTTCGGCGGTTCGCCGGTGGCCGAGGGCGAGCAGGGTGCCGATCCCCGGCTGCTGCTGCAGTTGCTGGCGGCGCTGGTGGCCCGGGCGGGTGCGGCCGGCGAGTTGCGGCCCGGGGTGACGGTGGCCGACGTGGTGCTGGTGCTGACGGCGGCGGTGCCGGTGCACGCCTCGGCGGCCGTCCCGGTCCGGGAGGGCGAGTCCGAGGGCGGGGCGGGCCACCGGCTGCTGCAGATCCTGTTGCAGGGCCTGCGCGCGGCCTGA